From a region of the Nyctibius grandis isolate bNycGra1 chromosome 10, bNycGra1.pri, whole genome shotgun sequence genome:
- the GRXCR2 gene encoding glutaredoxin domain-containing cysteine-rich protein 2, whose product MDEHQKKLSQRHEGRPRKVRFKISSAYSGRVLKQVYEDGQELEPPAKEHSRSFLRHSFEPGDRFCGAGEISESRFYSPAKLTAQQISIFKEDKKYGLTSNSPLLSDYQSGDSHCRGSPILDFGKIIIYTNNLKIIRAPMDQKELMRRIIQTEGINDWAFIYQERKERFGGGHKKDVEKKVARDQYVQEGDAEHGCSQCKGSGSAPCSLCHGSKFSMLANRFRESYRALRCPACNESGLQPCQVCAA is encoded by the exons ATGGATGAGCATCAGAAGAAACTCAGTCAGCGGCACGAGGGAAGGCCCCGCAAAGTGAGGTTCAAAATATCATCAGCTTACAGTGGTCGAGTGCTGAAGCAAGTCTATGAGGATGGGCAGGAACTCGAGCCCCCGGCCAAAGAGCACTCTCGGAGCTTTCTCCGCCACAGCTTTGAGCCAGGGGACCGTTTCTGTGGGGCCGGGGAGATATCAGAAAGCAGGTTTTACTCGCCAGCCAAGCTGACTGCCCAGCAGATCAGCATATTCAAAGAGGATAAGAAATACGGTCTCACCAGTAACTCGCCTCTCCTCAGCGACTACCAGTCGGGCGACAGTCACTGCAGG GGTTCCCCAATTCTAGATTTTGGCAAGATCATCATCTACACTAATAACCTGAAAATCATCCGTGCACCAATGGACCAGAAGGAGCTCATGAGAAGAATCATCCAGACTGAGGGAATAAATGACTGGGCGTTCATCtaccaggaaaggaaagaaagatttggTGGTGGACAtaaaaaagatgtggaaaaaaaggtTGCCCGCGACCAGTATGTGCAG GAAGGAGATGCTGAACATGGCTGTTCCCAGTGTAAAGGTTCAGGCTCCGCTCCTTGCTCACTGTGCCACGGAAGCAAGTTTTCCATGCTGGCAAACAGATTCAGAGAGTCCTACAGGGCTCTCCGGTGTCCGGCTTGCAATGAGAGcggcctgcagccctgccaggtCTGCGCTGCCTGA